In Thermomonas carbonis, a single genomic region encodes these proteins:
- the guaB gene encoding IMP dehydrogenase, which translates to MLRIQAEALTYDDVSLVPAHSTILPKDVTLTSRLTKGLSLRLPIVSAAMDTVSEARLAIALAQLGGISIIHKNMSAEAQAAQVSRVKNFEAGVIRDPFTVGPDTTIGEVLRLTRARNISGVPVVDAAGQLVGIVTGRDMRFEKKLDDPVHHIMTKKDRLVTVKEGASDDEVIGLLHKHRIEKVLVVSDEFALRGLITVKDIQKKSDNPNAAYDSRERLLVGAAVGVGGDTEERIEALVAAGVDVVIVDTAHGHSQGVIDRVAWTKKRFPSLQVVGGNIVTGDASLALMDAGADAVKVGVGPGSICTTRIVAGVGVPQVTAVSMVAEALQDRIPLIADGGIRYSGDIGKAIVAGASSVMIGGLFAGTEESPGETELFQGRSYKSYRGMGSLGAMEKGSKDRYFQDASDADKLVPEGIEGRVPYRGPLSGVVHQLVGGLRATMGYVGCATIEEMRTKPSFVQVTGAGQRESHVHDVQITKEPPNYRAS; encoded by the coding sequence ATGCTCCGCATCCAGGCTGAAGCGCTCACCTACGACGACGTCTCGCTCGTCCCCGCGCATTCGACGATCCTGCCCAAGGACGTCACCCTGACCAGCCGCCTGACCAAAGGCCTCTCGCTGCGCCTGCCGATCGTGTCGGCGGCGATGGACACCGTCAGCGAGGCGCGCCTGGCCATCGCCCTGGCCCAGCTCGGCGGCATCAGCATCATCCACAAGAACATGAGCGCCGAAGCGCAGGCCGCGCAGGTTTCGCGGGTGAAGAACTTCGAGGCCGGGGTGATCCGCGACCCGTTCACCGTCGGACCCGACACCACCATCGGCGAAGTCCTGCGCCTCACCCGCGCGCGCAATATCTCCGGCGTGCCGGTGGTCGACGCCGCGGGGCAACTGGTCGGCATCGTCACCGGCCGCGACATGCGCTTCGAGAAGAAACTCGACGACCCGGTCCACCACATCATGACCAAGAAGGATCGCCTGGTCACGGTCAAGGAAGGCGCGTCCGACGATGAAGTGATCGGTCTGCTGCACAAGCACCGCATCGAGAAAGTGCTGGTGGTGAGCGACGAGTTCGCCCTGCGCGGCCTGATCACGGTCAAGGACATCCAGAAAAAATCCGACAACCCGAATGCCGCCTACGACAGCCGCGAACGCCTGCTGGTCGGTGCCGCAGTCGGCGTGGGTGGCGATACCGAAGAGCGCATCGAAGCGCTGGTTGCAGCCGGCGTGGACGTGGTGATCGTGGATACCGCGCACGGCCACTCGCAGGGCGTGATCGACCGCGTGGCCTGGACCAAGAAGCGCTTCCCGTCGTTGCAGGTCGTTGGCGGCAACATCGTCACCGGCGATGCCTCGCTGGCATTGATGGATGCCGGCGCGGATGCGGTCAAGGTCGGCGTCGGCCCAGGGTCGATCTGCACAACGCGCATCGTGGCCGGTGTCGGCGTGCCGCAGGTCACCGCGGTGTCGATGGTCGCCGAGGCGCTGCAGGATCGCATCCCGCTGATCGCCGACGGCGGCATCCGCTATTCCGGCGACATCGGCAAGGCGATCGTCGCCGGCGCGTCCAGCGTGATGATTGGTGGCTTGTTCGCGGGCACCGAGGAAAGCCCGGGCGAGACCGAACTGTTCCAGGGCCGCAGCTACAAGAGCTACCGCGGCATGGGTTCGCTGGGCGCGATGGAGAAGGGCAGCAAGGATCGCTATTTCCAGGATGCGAGCGACGCCGACAAGCTCGTGCCGGAAGGCATCGAGGGGCGTGTGCCGTATCGCGGTCCGCTCAGCGGCGTGGTCCATCAACTGGTTGGCGGCCTGCGCGCCACGATGGGGTACGTCGGTTGCGCCACCATCGAGGAGATGCGCACGAAACCGTCCTTCGTGCAGGTGACCGGCGCCG
- the folD gene encoding bifunctional methylenetetrahydrofolate dehydrogenase/methenyltetrahydrofolate cyclohydrolase FolD — protein sequence MPAKILDGKRIADDLLHTLKAQVDARVAAGKSRPGLAVVLVGQDPASQSYVRNKRRAAEKVGIEALDFDLPAGTTEAELLTLIDRLNADPGVHGILVQLPLPGIRDATALIERIHPDKDVDGFHPQNVGHLALRQFGLRPCTPRGITTLLAYTDRPVRGQSATIVGVSNHVGRPMAMELLIAGCTVTSCHKFTPLDVLKRHVGEADILVVAVGRPGLIPGDWVKPGAVVIDVGINRLDDGRLVGDVGFTEAASRASWITPVPGGVGPMTVATLMQNTLEAAELADS from the coding sequence ATGCCCGCCAAGATCCTCGACGGAAAGCGCATCGCCGACGACCTCCTGCACACACTGAAGGCGCAGGTGGATGCGCGCGTGGCCGCAGGCAAGTCGCGGCCCGGGCTGGCGGTGGTACTGGTCGGCCAGGATCCCGCCAGCCAGTCCTACGTGCGCAACAAGCGCCGTGCCGCCGAGAAAGTAGGCATCGAGGCGCTCGATTTCGACCTGCCGGCAGGCACCACCGAAGCGGAATTGCTCACCCTGATCGATCGGCTCAATGCGGATCCCGGCGTGCATGGGATCCTGGTGCAGTTGCCGTTGCCCGGCATCCGCGACGCGACGGCGCTGATCGAGCGCATCCATCCGGACAAGGATGTCGACGGCTTCCACCCGCAGAACGTGGGGCATCTCGCGCTGCGACAGTTTGGCCTGCGCCCGTGCACGCCACGCGGCATCACCACACTGCTGGCCTATACGGACCGGCCGGTGCGCGGACAGAGCGCGACGATCGTGGGCGTGTCCAACCACGTCGGTCGGCCGATGGCGATGGAACTGCTGATCGCCGGCTGCACGGTGACCAGCTGCCACAAGTTCACCCCGCTGGACGTGCTCAAGCGCCACGTCGGCGAGGCCGACATCCTGGTGGTGGCCGTCGGCCGTCCTGGCTTGATCCCCGGCGACTGGGTCAAGCCGGGCGCGGTGGTGATCGATGTCGGCATCAACCGGTTGGACGATGGCCGACTGGTCGGCGATGTCGGATTCACCGAAGCCGCCAGCCGTGCCAGCTGGATCACTCCGGTGCCCGGCGGCGTGGGGCCGATGACCGTGGCCACGTTGATGCAGAACACGCTGGAAGCGGCGGAACTGGCTGATTCCTAG
- a CDS encoding DUF1244 domain-containing protein codes for MTDTDTTALEAAAFRRLRDHLMVQRPDVQNIDLMILAGFCRNCLADWYRDAAQERGLSMTRDEAREAVYGMPFAEFKARHQAEATPEQLAAFEARTRSS; via the coding sequence ATGACCGACACCGACACCACCGCACTCGAAGCCGCCGCGTTCCGCCGTCTGCGCGACCACCTGATGGTGCAGCGCCCGGACGTGCAGAACATCGACCTGATGATCCTGGCCGGGTTCTGCCGCAACTGCCTGGCCGACTGGTACCGTGACGCAGCACAGGAACGCGGCCTGTCGATGACCCGCGACGAAGCGCGGGAAGCGGTGTACGGTATGCCATTCGCTGAATTCAAGGCGCGGCACCAGGCCGAAGCCACGCCGGAGCAGCTGGCCGCCTTCGAGGCGCGCACGCGCTCATCCTGA